The proteins below are encoded in one region of Apostichopus japonicus isolate 1M-3 chromosome 22, ASM3797524v1, whole genome shotgun sequence:
- the LOC139964119 gene encoding kelch-like protein 20 yields MAGAPQAFETAHPSEFIYVSQRHCQDTLSMINVLRKQGELWDVVINVNSNKIYAHRIILSAYSPYFRAMFTGELAESRQTEVTIKDIDERALQQLIDFAYTATVTVEESNVQTLLPAACLLQLTEIQNACCEFLEKQLDPSNCLGIRAFADTHSCRELLRAANEYTHDKILQVIESEEFMLLPVNQLIEITASNELNVLNEEQVFNAVMSWVRYNIPERRKHLPSILQHVRIPLLSPKFLVGTVSRDPLIKSDEACRDLVDEAKNYLLLPQERPLMQGPRTQPRKPIRCGEVLFAVGGWCSGDAISTVEKYNPQTGEWKLVASMCKRRCGVGVAVLDDLLYAVGGHDGSSYLNSIERYDPQTDQWCDDVAPTSTCRTSVGVAVLDRYMYAVGGQDGVSCLNIVERYEPHSNRWTCVAAMSTRRLGVAVAVLGGYLYAIGGSDGTSPLNTVERYDPRSNKWTPVAPMGTKRKHLGCAVYNDMLYAVGGRDEQTELSSAERYDPVTNTWKPIVAMNSRRSGVGLAVVNGRLMAVGGFDGTTYLKTVEVYDPESKSWKMCGNMNYRRLGGGVGVVKLSQSDGHMYGTKDAKRMADLTVT; encoded by the exons ATGGCAGGTGCACCTCAAGCATTTGAGACAGCTCACCCGTCAGAGTTCATTTACGTGTCTCAACGACACTGTCAGGATACACTGTCGATGATCAATGTACTTCGCAAGCAAGGAGAGCTATGGGATGTTGTCATCAATGTCAATAGCAACAAAATCTATGCTCATCGGATTATTCTGTCAGCTTACAGCCCTTACTTCCGGGCAATGTTCACTGGTGAATTAGCAGAGAGCAGACAGACAGAAGTGACGATAAAGGATATTGATGAGAGAGCCTTGCAGCAATTAATAGACTTTGCTTACACAGCTACAGTTACTGTTGAGGAAAGCAACGTCCAGACCTTGCTTCCTGCTGCCTGTCTTCTCCAACTGACAGAAATTCAAAATGCATGCTGTGAATTCTTAGAGAAACAGTTAGATCCTTCAAACTGTCTGGGCATAAGGGCATTTGCAGATACCCACTCATGTAGAGAACTGCTAAGAGCCGCAAATGAGTATACGCACGATAAAATATTGCAG GTAATTGAAAGTGAAGAATTTATGCTGTTACCTGTAAATCAACTGATTGAAATCACAGCTAGCAATGAACTCAACGTATTGAATGAAGAGCAAGTCTTCAACGCAGTCATGTCGTGGGTGAGGTATAACATACCTGAGAGGCGGAAACATCTACCCTCG ATTTTACAGCATGTGCGAATACCTTTACTCTCACCAAAGTTTCTGGTAGGAACTGTCAGCCGGGATCCTCTTATAAAAAGTGACGAGGCTTGTAGGGATCTGGTAGACGAAGCCAAGAATTACCTCCTCCTACCTCAAGAAAGACCATTGATGCAGGGTCCAAGAACTCAACCTCGCAAACCAATCAGATGTGGTGAAGTGTTGTTTGCCG TTGGAGGTTGGTGTAGTGGAGATGCCATATCTACTGTAGAGAAGTACAATCCACAGACAGGTGAATGGAAACTAGTGGCCTCGATGTGCAAGAGAAGGTGTGGAGTTGGTGTGGCTGTTTTAGATGATCTGCTGTATGCAGTAGGAGGTCACGATGGGTCGTCTTACCTCAACAGCATTGAAAG GTACGACCCACAAACAGACCAGTGGTGTGATGATGTTGCGCCCACAAGCACTTGTCGGACCAGTGTTGGGGTTGCCGTGCTGGATCGTTACATGTACGCTGTTGGTGGGCAAGATGGTGTGTCCTGCTTAAACATAGTGGAAAG ATATGAACCTCATTCAAATCGTTGGACATGTGTAGCAGCCATGAGTACCAGGAGACTTGGTGTAGCAGTAGCAGTTTTAGGTGGCTATCTTTATGCCATCGGTGGTTCAGATGGAACATCACCCCTTAACACAG TGGAGAGGTATGACCCCAGAAGCAATAAATGGACACCTGTTGCACCGATGGGTACAAAGCGTAAACATCTGGGTTGTGCTGTATACAATGACATGTTGTACGCAGTAGGAGGCAGGGATGAGCAAACAGAACTAAGCAGTGCTGAACGTTATGATCCAGTGACCAACACATGGAAACCCATCGTTGCCATGAATTCAAGGAGAAGTGGG GTGGGTTTAGCTGTGGTGAATGGTCGCTTGATGGCAGTTGGAGGCTTTGATGGCACAACGTACTTAAAGACTGTTGAGGTTTATGATCCAGAGAGCAAGTCATGGAAAATGTGTGGTAATATGAACTACAGGAGACTCGGAGGTGGTGTAGGAGTAGTCAAACTCTCACAATCAGATGGTCACATGTACGGAACCAAAGATGCAAAACGAATGGCAGATTTGACTGTCACATGA